AGCCCAGGGTTGATTATTGCGGTGAACTTCTGCATGGACGTGCCTTTGCTGTATTGCGGCACTCCGCAAATTCGGTACGGTTAGCTTTTCGAAATGTTCTAAAGGATTTGGTAAAGGATTCCTTATCGTGAACCAGCCTTTGTTTAGCATCATTACGGTAACTCTGAACCCCGGCGGAGGTCTGGGGCGTACGGTTGATTCCGTAAAAGCGCAAATATTCCGGGACTTTGAGCACATAGTTAAGGATGCTGGTTCTACCGATGGTAGTGTGGCGCAGTATGCGCGATCAGGGAATGACTATGACCCCATAGTTATTATAAGGACGGATCGAGGGATATACGATGCCATGAATCAGGCATTGGATTATGCTAGCGGAAAGTATGTTCTTTTTCTTAATGCCGGTGACTTGCTATATGACGGTGAGGTTCTGGAGCAGGTTGCACAAGTGGTAAAAAATGAACCGGCACTTGGCTTGGTCTACGGCGATTATTTCGCGGAAACGCTACAATTGATAGTTAAAAGTCCTAAACGATTGAGCGGTTTTTTTCTCTACCGGACCATGCTTTGCCATCAAGCGTGTTTCTTTATGCGTGAAGAAGTAGACAAGATCGGGCGTTTTGATAATTCGTTACGGGTTGTTGCGGACTATGACCTACTGCTCCGCCTAGTTCTTGGCTCAGGCCTATCTTTCAAGTATCTCGGGAAATCGTTCACTTCTTACATGGGTGGCGGCTTTTCTATTTATCCGGATAATGCTCGAATCGGTGCGCGTGAGGTGAACCTGCTTCGGCAACGACATTTTCGGCCGAGCGAACGTTTGCTCTATGGATGTATGCGGGCGCTAACTTTCCCTCACTTGCGAATTAAACTAATGCAATCTACTCATTTTCTGCTTTTGCAGAGAATGTATGTAATGGCGACCAATTTGTGGAACAGATAGTTC
The bacterium DNA segment above includes these coding regions:
- a CDS encoding glycosyltransferase family 2 protein, with product MNQPLFSIITVTLNPGGGLGRTVDSVKAQIFRDFEHIVKDAGSTDGSVAQYARSGNDYDPIVIIRTDRGIYDAMNQALDYASGKYVLFLNAGDLLYDGEVLEQVAQVVKNEPALGLVYGDYFAETLQLIVKSPKRLSGFFLYRTMLCHQACFFMREEVDKIGRFDNSLRVVADYDLLLRLVLGSGLSFKYLGKSFTSYMGGGFSIYPDNARIGAREVNLLRQRHFRPSERLLYGCMRALTFPHLRIKLMQSTHFLLLQRMYVMATNLWNR